One window from the genome of Pedobacter schmidteae encodes:
- a CDS encoding outer membrane beta-barrel protein, whose protein sequence is MDVTKQLCLVVFCLIINVLRLVAQTSIGIQVGATHNRLDFNSDKNRLVYTAGYGEVVQLTLSTHINNWLYLESSPGMIKKNYRIINGNVIYQDINNNYLQLPFGIGGRLNISKKLILSNSIGIYYAYWLTSKINGTAPNAFEISTSSEGTELIKAEHVSYKSIFNQYDRRSEFGWMVSTGMHYRIVSNLGCSVNGSYFRSLTSQRVGIMEMRSPRFNETIALTFGVLLFY, encoded by the coding sequence ATGGACGTTACTAAGCAGCTCTGTCTTGTTGTTTTCTGTTTGATAATCAATGTTTTGCGACTTGTTGCTCAAACAAGTATTGGCATTCAAGTGGGAGCCACGCACAATAGGTTAGATTTCAATTCAGATAAGAATAGGCTTGTCTATACGGCGGGATATGGAGAGGTTGTTCAGCTTACCCTGTCTACTCACATCAACAATTGGTTGTACCTTGAAAGTTCACCTGGTATGATAAAAAAGAACTATCGTATTATAAATGGTAATGTGATTTATCAAGATATAAACAATAACTATTTACAGCTTCCTTTTGGAATAGGCGGTAGACTGAATATTTCTAAGAAATTAATATTGTCAAATTCTATCGGCATATATTATGCTTATTGGCTAACAAGTAAAATAAATGGAACTGCACCTAATGCTTTTGAGATATCCACTAGTTCCGAAGGAACAGAACTAATAAAAGCAGAACACGTCAGTTATAAGAGCATTTTTAATCAATACGACCGTCGTTCGGAATTTGGTTGGATGGTTAGCACTGGAATGCACTATAGAATAGTTAGTAATTTGGGCTGCTCAGTAAATGGATCCTATTTCCGATCGTTAACGAGTCAGCGTGTAGGTATTATGGAGATGCGATCTCCCAGGTTTAATGAGACCATAGCTCTGACATTTGGTGTTTTGCTGTTTTACTAA
- a CDS encoding S41 family peptidase, producing MLKVLNKLLDRISKVDFVCFCKTLFFVLAIGLLFNSCKKETVIDLDSQPKSLSDIFAHFWLEMNERYLFWDKETTNWDSVYKIYKPKFDELGNNDEDKTKALSYFEDLTGKLIDHHFSITFNEAPLSGTVINPALSRKVSQEAYRSRYSYNSVVQTYLDKGFFSGVGNISQNGVPIRATTGTIGGDIRYFHCNFFALKRSYFSEGHNQIKQILNSFFSAIRDRAKPKGVILDLRDNSGGDLGDLNFLAGKLINRDVLFGYSRSKMGTGKLNYLPWLEARLKHDRDFQLDVPIILLGDNYTASLSEIMILALRSKTNVFIGEQTFGATGLLSDPDIFNSGSFQVGTFLTVTTSAVEFKGANGVFYEGVGLTPDIFSQFNFEQLSKGKDIQLELAIHHINGRY from the coding sequence ATGCTCAAAGTGCTCAATAAGTTATTAGACAGGATCAGTAAAGTTGATTTTGTTTGTTTTTGCAAGACACTTTTTTTTGTTTTAGCCATAGGTTTACTTTTTAACTCCTGTAAAAAGGAGACGGTTATTGATTTAGATAGTCAGCCAAAAAGTTTAAGCGATATATTCGCTCATTTTTGGTTGGAAATGAATGAGAGGTATTTGTTTTGGGATAAGGAAACTACGAATTGGGATTCTGTATATAAAATATATAAGCCAAAGTTCGATGAACTTGGTAATAACGACGAGGATAAAACAAAGGCTTTGTCTTACTTTGAAGATCTTACTGGGAAGCTTATTGATCATCATTTTAGTATTACTTTTAACGAAGCTCCACTATCAGGAACGGTGATTAATCCCGCTTTAAGTAGGAAAGTAAGTCAAGAAGCCTATCGTAGCAGATATAGTTACAATAGTGTTGTTCAAACTTATTTAGATAAAGGTTTTTTTTCAGGAGTCGGGAATATTTCTCAGAACGGAGTTCCGATCAGAGCGACAACTGGTACTATAGGAGGTGATATCCGATATTTTCATTGTAATTTTTTTGCTTTGAAAAGGTCTTATTTTTCTGAGGGGCATAATCAAATTAAGCAGATTTTAAATTCTTTTTTTTCTGCAATTAGAGATCGGGCGAAGCCCAAAGGTGTTATACTTGATTTACGGGATAACAGTGGTGGAGATCTTGGAGATCTTAACTTTTTAGCAGGAAAATTAATCAATAGAGATGTATTATTTGGTTATAGTAGAAGCAAAATGGGAACAGGTAAGTTGAATTACTTGCCGTGGTTAGAGGCTAGACTGAAGCATGATAGAGATTTCCAGCTGGATGTCCCTATCATATTGCTGGGTGATAACTATACAGCGTCATTATCGGAAATTATGATTCTTGCATTAAGATCAAAAACAAATGTATTTATAGGCGAACAGACATTTGGTGCGACCGGATTACTTTCAGATCCAGATATTTTCAATTCAGGTTCTTTTCAAGTTGGTACGTTCCTAACAGTTACAACTTCTGCTGTTGAGTTTAAGGGAGCTAATGGGGTGTTTTATGAAGGAGTTGGATTGACTCCAGATATCTTTTCTCAATTTAATTTTGAACAATTATCAAAGGGTAAGGATATTCAACTTGAATTGGCTATACATCATATCAATGGACGTTACTAA